The following are encoded together in the Zingiber officinale cultivar Zhangliang chromosome 8A, Zo_v1.1, whole genome shotgun sequence genome:
- the LOC122010118 gene encoding replication stress response regulator SDE2-like yields the protein MATNQIFVKFLDGRTRCLQIPSPTVSGEALRRDIVTRTGIPLRYLRVVSGIREISDSTIISASSDGLFPSVTLLLRLPGGKGGFGSLLRGAATKAGQKKTNNFDACRDMSGRRLRHVNAEKKLEEWKAEAEDRRLEKLAEDFLKKKAKEVKKNSTVAVEKYLEKYRADAEKCMEEVEESVRQSFALYNESKRKILPLSEPSSKRLKIWLGKKKMDESDSESDDGELEDKDDDSDDGDRKSEVLDGGNCSIQSELQVGGSPSGSVSINNSDVESSGGGSEKSNVDEISTGSALISLGMEQGSGSRDSNSTSDEIFNFETGTPEEVDAQADLVSGSMVVTESSVAKSEKENQPESLETRTELVVEMSTDNSSPDGFFNFDDYDSADSLELLGMERLKALLQRYGLKCGGTLKERAARLFLLKTTPVEKLPKKVLARH from the exons ATGGCGACAAACCAAATCTTCGTGAAGTTTCTAGACGGCAGAACCCGCTGCCTCCAGATCCCGTCTCCCACCGTCTCCGGTGAAGCCCTAAGGCGCGATATTGTAACCAGAACCGGAATACCCCTTCGGTACCTTCGCGTCGTCTCTGGAATCCGGGAGATATCTGACTCTACCATCATATCAGCCTCCAGTGATGGTCTCTTCCCCTCCGTCACCCTCCTCCTCCGTCTTCCTGGCGGCAAGGGAGGGTTCGGTTCCCTGCTCCGAGGCGCTGCGACCAAGGCTGGTCAAAAGAAGACGAACAACTTTGACGCTTGCAGAGACATGAGCGGTCGCCGGCTGCGCCATGTGAACGCCGAGAAGAAGCTCGAGGAGTGGAAGGCCGAGGCTGAGGATCGAAGGTTGGAGAAACTCGCGGAGGATTTCCTTAAGAAGAAGGCGAAGGAGGTGAAAAAGAACTCCACGGTGGCTGTGGAAAAGTACTTGGAGAAGTACAGAGCGGATGCTGAGAAGTGCATGGAAGAGGTTGAGGAATCGGTGCGACAATCTTTTGCATTGTACAATGAGTCGAAGCGCAAAATTTTACCTTTATCAGAACCTTCTTCTAAGCGTCTGAAGATATG GCTGGGAAAGAAAAAGATGGATGAAAGTGATAGTGAGAGCGACGATGGCGAACTTGAAGATAAAGACGATGATAGTGATGATGGCGATCGGAAATCTGAGGTGTTAGATGGTGGAAATTGTTCGATTCAAAGCGAGCTGCAAGTTGGTGGCTCGCCATCTGGTTCTGTTTCTATTAATAATTCAGACGTAGAATCATCTGGTGGTGGTTCTGAGAAAAGCAATGTTGATGAAATTAGTACAGGCAGTGCCTTGATTTCTCTGGGAATGGAACAGGGTTCTGGAAGTAGAGACAGCAATTCTACATCAGATGAAATTTTCAACTTTGAAACTGGAACACCAGAGGAAGTTGATGCTCAAGCTGATTTGGTTTCTGGTTCCATGGTGGTAACAGAGTCAAGTGTGGCTAAATCAGAAAAGGAGAATCAACCTGAGTCACTGGAGACAAGGACTGAACTTGTAGTAGAAATGAGCACTGACAATTCCTCTCCAGAtggattttttaattttgatgattATGACTCTGCAGATAGTTTGGAG CTACTTGGAATGGAACGGCTCAAAGCATTGTTGCAGAGGTATGGTCTCAAATGCGGTGGTACCTTGAAGGAGCGCGCTGCAAGGCTCTTCCTGCTCAAAACAACTCCTGTGGAGAAGTTGCCTAAGAAGGTGCTCGCTAGGCATTGA
- the LOC122010115 gene encoding uncharacterized protein LOC122010115 → MDARKVDGSANQRSTQFLPSSSNANVRPPEASASSGVLPVLNFSIQTGEEFALEFMRDRAFFKKPTVQSASGNQDVVSSYTDTMGVTIPHTGSESVADVSMNVISDNQLMKGTEKNNLSETDNKGHYASARSMPRVSSGHGSGQTVAPGYTSSESSDFSTKGMKYLCSFGGKILPRPSDGRLRYVGGDTRIISIKRGISWNELMQKTMTIYNRPHTIKYQLPGEELDALISVSCNEDLQNMVEEYTFLEGGEGSQKLRMFLFTSDDTDDVHFSSGSREGDSDVQFIAAVNGMDFGSRNSSYQHGMASTSASDLDQLFNLNVEAERANADTSRMQSIGFDTAHAVSSRNFFPSGEAKSSSDYNRHSQNFEDHIFHYVEGERYAYHINPYDRYENANSTISIPLPVPSDYGSNYTASVSVQPGQSFYQGTMQSPYSAMSSFDADTLLKNEKLASIGFSQKKVESGRINPHSTEPAVNSQQLDAPLHSDVRKIVSAAEILTSVQPAQNKGKSVETVPVLSSPNTVNDGQGAKMNEDELCSSGALTSGFSDYEVDTTDVSCTDPPSRPFRVYQSERLPREQKKFLNRLSKSDDNINSHFMINQPCSITTQESIAESADPLLEGELSSQAENSMSSGKPQHLGNATVEEFLHFEKHKKGENTINQDNIFEPVTIQKEPETVNYSSQPMNSLITNKWHDQNEAVASTVLVAPHQANAISDLKGFKQVTKMQKSQSQHVPSKSEYEKPNVIEDTIVQESKLSRYKEKTIDGEAVMAKINSQDQDTDGHYSRAQEDPSVLPDIQQEEISNNSYNSNLVDHKPAFSWVESAGGAVFQKDMSVPTADRSDILIDINDRFPPNLLNDIFNKARIAGDLSSITNLRKDDTGFSVNMQNHEPKNWSFFRNLAQDEFKHKEFSLIDQDHVDYSSLLAGVEGGISIPPYQLTPLGNEKVDFGDSDFPEEMEETSVAKSNILQPGYVPSQIPHHIGKDKEQLQASHAENEESKFEGGEVVETVVDTFMQDVDLSNVQIITNEDLEELRELGSGTYGTVYHGKWRGTDVAIKRIKKSCFAGRSSEQERLTIEFWREAEILSQLHHPNVVAFYGVVKDGPGGTLATVTEFMVNGSLRHVLLRKDKYLDRRKRLIIAMDAAFGMEYLHSKNIVHFDLKCDNLLVNLKDQSRPICKVGDFGLSKIKRNTLVSGGVRGTLPWMAPELLNGSSNKVSEKVDVFSFGIVMWEILTGEEPYANMHYGAIIGGIVNNTLRPPVPATCDPEWRKLMEQCWSPDPAQRPSFTQITSSLRSMSTATQPKLVK, encoded by the exons ATGGATGCTAGAAAAGTCGATGGCTCCGCTAATCAAAGGTCTACACAATTTCTACCAAGTTCAAGTAACGCTAATGTTAGACCACCAGAGGCTAGTGCATCAAGTGGTGTACTGCCTGTTCTGAATTTCTCAATCCAGACAGGTGAAGAATTTGCTCTTGAATTTATGCGAGATCGTGCATTTTTCAAGAAGCCCACAGTTCAAAGCGCATCTGGGAATCAAGATGTAGTCAGTAGCTACACGGACACGATGGGTGTGACAATACCACATACAGGGTCTGAAAGTGTAGCAGATGTCTCAATGAATGTGATTAGTGATAATCAGCTGATGAAAGGAACAGAGAAGAACAACTTATCTGAAACCGATAATAAAGGTCATTATGCATCAGCACGGTCCATGCCACGAGTATCATCTGGTCATGGAAGTGGTCAAACAGTTGCTCCTGGGTATACCTCATCAGAATCTTCTGATTTCTCGACAAAAGGGATGAAGTATCTCTGCAGTTTTGGTGGTAAGATTTTACCTCGTCCCAGTGATGGAAGACTGAGATATGTTGGAGGTGACACCCGTATTATAAGCATAAAAAGGGGTATTTCATGGAATGAACTCATGCAAAAGACAATGACAATATATAATAGACCTCATACTATCAAGTACCAACTACCTGGAGAAGAACTGGATGCCTTGATATCAGTATCTTGTAATGAAGATTTGCAGAATATGGTGGAGGAATACACCTTTCTTGAAGGTGGTGAAGGATCACAAAAACTCAGGATGTTTCTATTTACATCAGATGATACAGATGATGTGCACTTCAGTTCAGGTAGCAGAGAGGGAGATTCTGATGTTCAGTTCATTGCTGCAGTCAATGGGATGGATTTTGGATCACGAAATTCTTCATATCAGCATGGCATGGCAAGCACGTCAGCAAGTGACTTGGACCAGCTGTTCAATCTTAATGTTGAGGCTGAAAGAGCTAATGCTGACACAAGCAGAATGCAGTCAATTGGGTTTGATACTGCTCATGCAGTTTCTTCTAGAAATTTTTTTCCATCTGGGGAGGCAAAATCATCTAGTGATTACAATAGACATTCACAGAACTTTGAGGACCATATATTCCACTATGTTGAAGGTGAACGCTATGCTTACCACATCAACCCTTATGATCGATATGAAAATGCAAATagcacaatttctattcctctacCTGTTCCATCTGATTATGGATCTAACTATACTGCCAGTGTTTCTGTTCAGCCAGGTCAATCATTTTATCAGGGTACAATGCAAAGCCCATATAGTGCTATGAGTTCATTTGATGCAGATACCTTACTAAAGAATGAGAAACTTGCATCCATTGGTTTCTCTCAAAAAAAAGTAGAAAGTGGGCGTATCAATCCCCACAGCACAGAACCTGCTGTAAACTCTCAGCAACTTGATGCTCCATTGCACTCGGATGTTCGAAAgattgtttctgcagctgaaattTTGACATCAGTGCAACCTGCACAAAACAAGGGGAAATCAGTGGAAACTGTTCCAGTCTTGTCATCTCCCAATACTGTGAATGATGGACAAGGTGCCAAGATGAATGAAGATGAACTGTGTTCTAGTGGAGCTCTAACATCTGGTTTCTCTGACTATGAGGTTGATACAACTGATGTAAGCTGCACAGATCCACCTTCTCGTCCTTTTCGAGTATATCAATCTGAGAGGCTTCCTAGAGAACAGAAGAAGTTTCTAAATCGATTATCTAAATCTGATGACAATATTAATTCCCATTTTATGATAAATCAGCCATGCTCTATCACTACTCAAGAATCTATTGCTGAATCTGCTGACCCTCTTCTTGAGGGGGAATTGAGCTCACAGGCAGAGAATTCTATGTCATCTGGAAAGCCACAACACCTTGGCAATGCTACTGTAGAAGAGTTTTTACATTTTGAGAAGCATAAGAAAGGGGAAAATACAATCAATCAAGACAATATATTTGAACCAGTTACGATTCAAAAAGAGCCAGAAACAGTAAATTATTCATCACAGCCTATGAATTCTTTGATTACTAACAAATGGCATGACCAAAATGAAGCTGTAGCAAGTACAGTTCTGGTAGCACCCCATCAAGCAAATGCCATCAGTGATCTAAAGGGTTTTAAACAAGTGACAAAGATGCAAAAATCCCAATCCCAACATGTGCCTTCAAAGTCTGAATATGAGAAACCTAATGTCATTGAAGATACGATTGTGCAGGAGTCCAAATTGAGCAGATACAAGGAGAAGACAATAGATGGTGAAGCTGTGATGGCTAAAATCAATAGTCAAGATCAAGATACTGATGGACATTACAGTAGGGCACAGGAGGATCCTTCTGTCCTACCTGATATTCAACAGGAAGAAATATCCAACAATTCATATAATAGTAATCTTGTTGATCATAAACCTGCTTTTAGTTGGGTGGAGAGTGCTGGTGGAGCTGTGTTTCAGAAGGATATGTCTGTTCCCACTGCAGATCGCAGTGACATTCTAATTGACATAAATGATCGGTTCCCTCCTAATCTGCTCAATGATATCTTCAATAAGGCCAGAATTGCTGGTGACTTGTCAAGTATAACCAACCTTCGTAAAGATGATACTGGATTTAGTGTGAACATGCAAAATCATGAGCCTAAAAATTGGTCTTTCTTCAGGAATCTGGCCCAAGATGAGTTTAAACACAAGGAATTTTCTCTTATTGATCAAGACCATGTTGATTACTCATCTTTGCTTGCTGGCGTGGAAGGAGGGATCTCTATACCACCATACCAGTTGACACCTCTGGGGAATGAGAAAGTTGATTTTGGTGACAGTGATTTCCCTGAGGAAATGGAAGAAACATCTGTTGCTAAATCAAATATTTTGCAGCCAGGTTATGTTCCATCACAAATCCCTCATCACATTGGAAAGGATAAGGAACAACTACAAGCTTCGCATGCAGAAAATGAG GAATCCAAATTTGAAGGTGGTGAGGTTGTTGAGACCGTTGTTGATACTTTTATGCAAGATGTGGATCTTAGCAATGTACAG ATTATAACGAATGAAGATCTTGAAGAACTGCGTGAACTGGGTTCTGGCACTTATGGTACTGTATATCATGGAAAATGGAGGGGCACTGATGTGGCTATTAAACGAATAAAAAAGAGCTGTTTTGCTGGTAGATCATCTGAGCAGGAGAGACTA ACCATAGAGTTTTGGCGGGAAGCTGAGATCCTTTCTCAGCTCCATCATCCAAATGTGGTGGCTTTTTATGGAGTTGTTAAAGATGGACCAGGTGGTACCTTAGCAACTGTGACAGAATTTATGGTGAATGGTTCTTTACGACATGTTTTACTACGCAAGGACAA ATATCTTGATCGCCGCAAGAGGCTTATCATTGCAATGGATGCTGCTTTTGGAATGGAGTATTTGCATTCTAAGAATATAGTGCACTTTGATCTGAAATGTGATAATTTACTTGTTAACCTTAAAGATCAGTCACGCCCGATTTGCAAG GTTggtgactttggtttgtcaaaaATAAAACGAAATACTCTTGTTTCTGGTGGTGTTAGAGGAACACTACCATGGATGGCACCAGAATTATTGAATGGAAGCAGCAACAAAGTGTCAGAAAAG GTGGATGTGTTTTCATTTGGCATTGTTATGTGGGAAATTCTCACAGGAGAAGAGCCTTATGCCAACATGCATTATGGTGCAATTATAG GAGGTATTGTGAATAATACATTGAGGCCTCCAGTGCCAGCCACTTGTGATCCGGAGTGGAGAAAGCTTATGGAGCAGTGCTGGTCTCCTGATCCTGCACAAAGGCCATCCTTCACCCAGATTACTAGTAGCTTGCGATCAATGTCAACAGCCACTCAACCAAAATTAGTCAAATGA
- the LOC122010119 gene encoding prolyl endopeptidase-like: MGSLSPAASEALQPLHYPTARRDESVVDDYHGVRVADPYRWLEDPDAEEVKEFVEKQVTLTESVLAKCEEREKLRQKITTLFDHPRYDTPYKRGGKYFYYHNTGLQAQSVLYVQKDLDGEAEVLLDPNKLSEDGTVALSMASISKDGKYLAYGLSASGSDWVTIKVMRVDDKEAEPDTISWVKFSSVSWTHDGNGFFYGRYPAPKQGTELDAGTETNINLNHELYYHFLGTDQSEDILCWRDPEHPKYTFSGSVTNDGKYVLLQIDEGCDPVNKLYYCDLQSLSSGLEGFKGSNEMLPFIKLIDNFEASYAAVANDGSEFTFLTNKGAPRYKLVRVDIKKPELWTDIIPEHEKDVLESAVAVNGNQIVVCYLSDVKHVLQIRDLVTGELLHALPLDVGSVSGISGRREDTTIFIGFTSFLTPGIIYKCDLAPEVPEMKIFREISVAGFDRTEFEVKQVFSSSKDGTKIPMFVVSKKNTRLDGSNPVLLYGYGGFNISITPSFSVSRLVLARNLGCVICIANIRGGGEYGEEWHKAGSLSKKQNCFDDFISAAEFLVSNGYTNPRRLCIEGGSNGGLLVAACMNQRPDLFGCVLGHVGVMDMLRFHKFTIGHAWTSDYGCSDNEEEFNWLIKYSPLHNVTRPWEKSSGMLCQYPSTMLLTADHDDRVVPLHSLKLLATLQYILYTSVENSSQTNPIIGRIECKAGHGAGRPTQKMIDEAADRYSFMAKVLGISWIE; encoded by the exons ATGGGCTCCCTCTCCCCGGCCGCCTCCGAGGCCCTCCAGCCGCTCCATTATCCTACGGCACGCCGCGACGAGTCCGTCGTCGACGACTACCACGGCGTCCGCGTCGCCGACCCCTACCGATG GTTGGAGGATCCCGACGCCGAGGAGGTCAAGGAATTCGTGGAGAAGCAGGTGACGCTGACGGAGTCGGTGCTGGCGAAGTGCGAGGAGAGGGAAAAGTTGCGGCAGAAGATCACGACGTTGTTTGATCATCCCCGCTATGATACGCCGTACAAGCGCGGTGGAAAATACTTCTACTATCATAATACGGGCCTCCAGGCTCAGAGCGTTCTCTACGTCCAG AAAGATTTGGATGGAGAGGCAGAGGTTCTATTGGATCCCAACAAACTTAGTGAGGATGGAACTGTGGCTCTCTCAATGGCTTCTATTAGCAAGGATGGGAAGTATTTGGCTTACGGACTTAGTGCAAGCGGAAGCGATTGGGTTACAATCAAGGTGATGAGAGTTGATGATAAGGAAGCAGAACCAGATACCATATCATGG GTAAAGTTCTCATCAGTCAGTTGGACCCATGATGGAAATGGTTTCTTCTATGGTCGCTATCCAGCTCCCAA ACAAGGGACTGAACTGGATGCGGGGACGGAGACAAATATCAACTTGAATCATGAGCTTTACTATCATTTCTTGGGCACAGATCAGTCAGAGGATATCTTATGCTGGAGAGATCCGGAGCATCCAAAGTATACTTTTAGTGGTTCTGTGACTAATGATGGCAAG TATGTCCTTCTACAAATCGATGAAGGTTGTGATCCTGTGAATAAGTTATATTACTGTGACCTGCAGTCACTTTCTTCTGGGCTTGAAGGCTTTAAAGGAAGTAATGAAATGCTTCCTTTTATTAAACTCATTGACAACTTTGAAGCAAGTTATGCGGCTGTGGCAAATGATGGCAGTGAATTTACCTTTTTGACAAACAAAGGAGCTCCAAGATATAAGCTAGTAAGGGTCGACATCAAGAAGCCAGAACTCTGGACTGACATTATACCAGAACATGAAAAAGATGTGCTGGAATCAGCTGTCGCTGTGAATGGTAACCAGATAGTGGTATGCTATCTGAGTGATGTTAAGCATGTTTTGCAAATTAGGGATTTGGTAACAGGAGAATTGCTACATGCTTTACCATTAGATGTTGGTAGTGTCTCTGGGATTTCTGGTAGGCGTGAAGACACCACAATATTTATTGGCTTCACTAGCTTCCTTACACCTGGAATTATTTACAAGTGTGATTTAGCGCCAGAAGTTCCAGAAATGAAGATATTTCGCGAAATTTCTGTTGCTGGGTTTGATCGCACTGAGTTTGAGGTTAAACAA GTTTTCTCTTCTAGCAAGGATGGGACCAAGATACCCATGTTTGTTGTGTCAAAGAAGAATACCCGACTTGATGGATCAAATCCAGTTCTACTATATGGCTATGGAGGCTTCAACATCAGCATTACACCTTCATTTAGTGTGTCTCGTCTTGTTCTTGCAAGAAACTTAGGTTGTGTCATATGCATAGCCAATATTCGTGGTGGAGGAGAATATGGAGAAGAATGGCATAAGGCAGGATCACTTTCTAAGAAACAAAATtgctttgatgattttatttctgCTGCTGAGTTCCTTGTTTCAAATGGTTATACAAACCCAAGACGACTATGTATTGAGGGTGGAAGCAATGGTGGGCTCCTTGTTGCAGCTTGCATGAATCAG CGTCCAGATCTTTTTGGGTGTGTTCTTGGTCATGTTGGCGTTATGGACATGCTTCGATTCCATAAGTTCACTATTG GTCATGCCTGGACTTCTGATTATGGTTGTTCAGACAATGAGGAGGAATTCAATTGGCTAATTAA ATACTCACCACTTCATAATGTAACAAGACCATGGGAAAAGAGCTCTGGTATGCTTTGTCAGTACCCATCAACCATGCTTTTGACAGCTGATCACGATGATCGTGTTGTGCCTTTGCACTCATTGAAACTATTAGCA ACGTTGCAGTACATCTTGTATACAAGTGTTGAAAACAGTTCACAGACCAACCCAATAATTGGTCGCATTGAATGCAAGGCAGGACATGGAGCTGGTCGGCCTACCCAGAAAATG ATCGACGAAGCTGCGGATCGTTATAGCTTTATGGCAAAAGTCTTAGGCATCTCATGGATTGAGTAA